A portion of the Phoenix dactylifera chloroplast, complete genome genome contains these proteins:
- the rpoC2 gene encoding DNA-directed RNA polymerase beta' chain: MAERADLVFHNKVINGTAMKRLISRLIDHFGMAYTSHILDQVKTLGFQQATATSISLGIDDLLTIPSKGWLVQDTEQQSFIFEKHHHYGNVHAVEKLRQSIEIWYATSEYLRQEMNPNFRMTDPSNPVHLMSFSGARGNASQIHQLVGMRGLMSDPQGQMIDLPIQSNLREGLSLTEYIISCYGARKGVVDTAVRTSDAGYLTRRLVEVVQHIIVRRTDCGTIRGISVSPRNGMTEKIFVQTLIGRVLADNIYMGLRCIAARNQDIGIGLVNRFITFRAQPIYIRTPFTCKSASWICQLCYGRSPTHGDLVELGEAVGIIAGQSIGEPGTQLTLRTFHTGGVFTGDTAEHVRAPSNGKIKFNEDLVYPTRTRHGHPAFLCSIDLYVTIETRDIIHNVNIPPKSLILVQNDQYVESEQVIAEIRAGTSTFRFKEKVRKHIYSESEGEMHWSTDVHHASEYIHGNVHLLPKTSHLWILAGGPRGSSIVSFSLHKDQDQTNVHSFSFEERYIFDLSMTNHRVRHKLLDTSGKKDREILDYSRPDRIISNGHWNFIYPSILQENSDFLAKKRRNRFIIPLQYDQERDKELMPCFGISIEIPINGILRRNSILAYFDDPRYRRNSSGITKYGTIEVDSIIKKEDLIEYRGAKEFSLKYQKVDRFFFILEEVHILPGSSFIMVRNNSIIGVDTQLALNTRSRVGGLVRVERKKKNIELKIFSGDIYFPGETDKISRHSGILIPPETKKKNSKKSKKLKNWIYVQRITPTKKKYFVSVRSVVTYEIADGINLATLFPRDLLQEKDNVQLRVVNYILYGNGKSIRGIYHTSIQLVRTCLVLNWDQEKNGSIEEVHASFVEVRTNDLIRNFIRIELVKSTISYTGKRYDRASSVLISDNGLDRTNINPFYSKAKIQSLTQHQGTIGIGTLLNRNKECQSLIILSSSNCSRIGPFNGSKYNNVTKESDPIIQIRDLPGPLGTIVPKIANFFSSYYLITHNHILLKKYLLLDNFKQTFQVLKYCLIDENRRIYNPDPCGNIILNPFHLNWCFLHHDYCEETSTIISLGQFICENVCLFKYESHVKKSGQILIVHVDSLVIRSAKPYLATPGATVHSHYGEILYEGDTLVTFVYEKSRSGDITQGLPKVEQILEVRSIDSISMNLERRVEGWNERIQRILGIPWGFLIGAELTIAQSRISLVNKIQKVYRSQGVQIHNRHIEIIVRQVTSKVLVSEDGMSNVFLPGELIGFLRAERAGRALDEAICYRAILLGITRASLNTQSFISEASFQETARVLAKAALRGRIDWLKGLKENVVLGGIIPVGTGFQKLVHPSRQDKNIHLEIKRKNLFELEIRDILLHHRELFCSYVQNNFHETNFHETSEQSFTRFNDS, encoded by the coding sequence ATGGCAGAACGGGCTGATCTGGTCTTTCACAATAAAGTGATAAATGGAACTGCTATGAAACGACTTATTAGCAGATTAATAGATCATTTCGGAATGGCATATACATCACACATCCTGGATCAAGTAAAGACTTTGGGTTTCCAGCAAGCCACTGCTACATCTATTTCATTAGGAATTGATGATCTTTTAACAATACCTTCTAAGGGATGGTTAGTCCAAGACACTGAACAACAAAGTTTTATTTTTGAAAAACACCATCATTATGGAAATGTACATGCGGTAGAAAAATTACGTCAATCCATTGAGATATGGTATGCTACAAGTGAATATTTGAGACAAGAAATGAATCCTAATTTTCGGATGACTGATCCTTCTAATCCAGTCCATCTGATGTCCTTTTCGGGAGCTAGAGGAAATGCATCTCAGATACATCAATTAGTAGGTATGAGAGGATTAATGTCGGATCCCCAAGGACAAATGATTGATTTACCCATTCAAAGCAATTTACGCGAAGGGCTTTCTTTGACAGAATATATAATTTCCTGCTACGGAGCCCGCAAAGGAGTTGTAGATACTGCTGTACGAACATCAGATGCCGGATACCTCACGCGTAGACTTGTTGAAGTAGTTCAACACATTATTGTACGTAGAACGGATTGTGGTACTATCCGAGGTATTTCCGTGAGTCCTCGAAATGGGATGACGGAAAAAATTTTTGTCCAAACACTAATTGGTCGTGTATTAGCAGACAATATATATATGGGTCTACGATGCATTGCCGCTCGAAATCAAGATATTGGGATTGGACTTGTCAATCGATTCATAACCTTTCGGGCACAACCAATATATATTCGAACCCCCTTTACTTGCAAGAGTGCATCTTGGATCTGTCAATTATGTTATGGTCGGAGTCCCACTCACGGCGACCTGGTCGAATTGGGAGAAGCCGTAGGTATTATTGCGGGTCAATCAATTGGGGAACCAGGGACTCAACTAACATTAAGAACTTTTCATACCGGTGGAGTATTCACAGGTGATACTGCCGAACATGTACGAGCTCCTTCTAATGGAAAAATAAAATTCAATGAGGATTTGGTTTATCCCACACGTACCCGTCATGGGCATCCTGCTTTTCTATGTTCTATAGACTTGTATGTAACTATTGAGACTCGGGATATTATCCATAATGTGAATATTCCACCAAAAAGTTTGATTTTAGTTCAAAATGATCAATATGTAGAATCAGAACAAGTAATTGCTGAGATTCGTGCCGGAACGTCTACTTTTCGTTTTAAAGAGAAGGTACGAAAACATATTTATTCTGAATCAGAGGGAGAAATGCACTGGAGTACCGATGTCCACCATGCATCTGAATATATACATGGTAATGTTCATCTATTACCAAAAACAAGTCATTTATGGATATTAGCAGGAGGTCCGCGCGGATCCAGTATAGTGTCTTTTTCGCTCCACAAAGATCAAGATCAAACAAATGTTCATTCTTTTTCTTTTGAAGAAAGATATATCTTTGACCTCTCAATGACTAATCATCGAGTAAGACATAAATTGTTGGATACTTCTGGTAAAAAAGATAGGGAAATTCTTGACTATTCAAGACCTGATCGAATCATATCCAATGGTCATTGGAATTTCATATATCCTTCTATTCTCCAAGAAAATTCTGATTTCTTGGCGAAAAAACGAAGAAATAGATTCATTATCCCATTACAATATGATCAAGAACGAGATAAAGAACTAATGCCCTGTTTTGGTATTTCGATTGAAATACCCATAAATGGTATTTTACGTAGAAATAGTATTCTTGCTTATTTTGATGATCCACGATACAGAAGAAATAGTTCAGGAATTACTAAATATGGGACCATAGAGGTAGATTCAATCATAAAAAAAGAGGATTTGATTGAGTATCGAGGAGCAAAAGAATTTAGTCTGAAATACCAGAAGGTAGATCGGTTTTTTTTTATTCTCGAAGAAGTGCATATCTTACCCGGATCCTCGTTCATAATGGTCCGTAACAATAGTATCATTGGAGTAGATACACAACTCGCTTTAAATACAAGAAGCCGGGTAGGCGGATTAGTCCGAGTGGAGAGAAAAAAAAAAAATATTGAACTGAAAATCTTTTCTGGAGATATTTATTTTCCTGGAGAAACAGATAAGATATCCAGGCACAGCGGCATTTTGATACCACCAGAGACGAAAAAAAAAAATTCTAAGAAATCAAAAAAATTGAAAAATTGGATCTATGTCCAACGGATCACACCCACCAAGAAAAAGTATTTTGTTTCGGTTCGGTCCGTAGTCACATATGAAATAGCTGATGGGATAAATTTAGCAACACTTTTCCCTCGGGATCTCTTGCAGGAAAAGGATAATGTCCAACTTAGAGTTGTCAATTATATCCTTTATGGAAATGGCAAGTCAATTCGAGGAATTTATCACACAAGTATTCAATTAGTTCGGACTTGCTTAGTATTGAATTGGGACCAAGAAAAAAATGGTTCTATAGAAGAGGTTCATGCTTCCTTTGTTGAGGTAAGGACAAACGATCTGATTCGCAATTTCATAAGAATTGAGTTAGTCAAGTCCACTATTTCGTATACCGGAAAAAGGTATGATAGGGCAAGTTCTGTATTGATTTCCGATAATGGATTAGATCGCACCAATATCAATCCTTTTTATTCCAAGGCGAAGATTCAATCACTTACCCAACATCAAGGAACTATTGGTATTGGTACGTTGTTGAATCGAAATAAGGAATGCCAATCTTTGATAATTTTGTCATCATCCAATTGTTCTCGAATTGGTCCATTCAATGGCTCGAAATATAACAATGTGACAAAAGAATCAGATCCCATAATCCAAATTAGGGATTTGCCGGGTCCCTTAGGGACTATTGTCCCTAAAATAGCGAATTTTTTTTCATCTTACTATTTAATAACTCATAATCATATCTTGTTAAAGAAATATTTGCTACTTGACAATTTTAAACAGACTTTCCAAGTACTTAAATACTGTTTAATAGATGAAAATAGGAGAATTTATAATCCCGATCCCTGCGGTAACATAATTTTGAATCCATTCCATTTGAATTGGTGCTTTCTCCATCACGATTATTGTGAAGAGACATCTACAATAATTAGCCTTGGACAATTTATTTGTGAAAATGTATGTCTATTCAAATACGAATCACACGTAAAAAAATCTGGTCAAATTTTAATTGTTCATGTTGACTCCTTAGTTATAAGATCGGCTAAACCCTATTTGGCCACTCCAGGAGCAACTGTTCATAGCCATTATGGAGAAATCCTTTACGAAGGAGATACATTAGTTACATTTGTATATGAAAAATCGAGATCTGGTGACATAACGCAAGGTCTTCCAAAAGTGGAACAAATCTTAGAAGTGCGTTCGATTGATTCAATATCGATGAACCTAGAAAGGAGAGTTGAAGGTTGGAACGAACGTATACAAAGAATTCTTGGAATTCCCTGGGGATTCTTGATTGGAGCTGAGCTAACCATAGCCCAAAGTCGTATCTCTTTGGTTAATAAGATCCAAAAGGTTTATCGATCCCAGGGGGTACAGATCCATAATAGACATATAGAAATTATTGTACGTCAAGTAACATCAAAAGTGTTGGTTTCAGAAGATGGAATGTCTAATGTTTTTTTACCTGGAGAATTAATCGGCTTTTTGCGAGCGGAACGAGCAGGGCGTGCTTTGGACGAAGCGATCTGTTATCGGGCAATCTTATTGGGAATAACGAGGGCATCTCTAAATACTCAAAGTTTCATATCCGAAGCAAGTTTTCAAGAAACCGCTCGAGTTTTAGCAAAAGCTGCTCTACGAGGTCGTATTGATTGGTTGAAAGGCCTGAAAGAGAACGTTGTTCTGGGAGGGATTATACCTGTTGGTACCGGATTCCAAAAATTAGTACACCCTTCAAGGCAAGACAAGAACATTCATTTGGAAATCAAAAGAAAGAATCTATTCGAGTTGGAAATAAGAGATATTTTGTTACACCATAGAGAATTATTTTGTTCTTACGTCCAAAACAATTTCCATGAGACAAATTTCCATGAGACATCAGAACAATCATTTACACGATTTAATGATTCCTAA